In the Topomyia yanbarensis strain Yona2022 chromosome 3, ASM3024719v1, whole genome shotgun sequence genome, one interval contains:
- the LOC131687560 gene encoding uncharacterized protein LOC131687560, translated as MLGFLRNHCDVLQSVAPAKSNFVDHRSSKPAVCHTVVKTSNKCAFCSESWHPAFQCSAFQRMNVPDRVESVAKHRLCRNCLRPGHYANSCERGVCRHCQQKHHSMLHGLSRSSVPHSKPKPATQDEQSRPPKAKQHNSNQHTHTTTASSQRTNNTPPATNTPTKSQNYVALPITPTHNILLSTAIVTTKDRFGRGTLARALLDSCSQHCLMTASFASKLQFRETPTYLSVQGIGSARSVSTKLVSAEVGPRSGIISPFTEEMQFHVLPKLTVLLPTTSCNPAEWDLPDSTLIADPSFHEPGPVDLIIGAEYYMDLLKDERQKATPSGPTLQNTVFGWIVSGRVPNSTNSEPCSLVHVCSTAEIEEQLTRFWELETCRTTSTNSVEETTCELFFKETTVRDENGRFVVALPKKEYVISKLGDSRATALKRFMGLERRFAANPDLKTLYSQFIHEYQTLGHMKEVIDDTAAGKTFYLPHHAVLKPDSTTTKLRVVFDGSCRTSTGISLNDGLMVGPVVQEDFLSITLRFRIHRFAIVADIAKMYRMVRVQTTDQPLQRILWRDSIEEPIRTFELTTVTFGTASAPYLATKCLQSLAEEGEETHPDAAKVLKQDFYVDDMLSGVDDVKDGRKLIQQLVELLQSAGFSLRKWNSNSKELLQNVPEQLRDDRSILELDSSSSTIKTLGLVWEPSTDSFRFTIPTWNSAAVITKRIVLSDVSRLFDPLGLVGPVIIQAKIFIQGLWKQECSWDEPLLPELQEYWQEYRRNLAGLDSLSVLAWLGYLATL; from the coding sequence ATGCTCGGCTTCTTGCGCAATCATTGTGATGTACTCCAGTCAGTGGCTCCTGCTAAATCCAACTTCGTCGATCATCGTTCCTCGAAACCAGCTGTCTGTCACACAGTGGTGAAAACGTCAAACAAATGCGCATTCTGCAGTGAATCGTGGCATCCTGCTTTCCAGTGTTCTGCATTTCAACGGATGAACGTTCCAGATCGTGTCGAGTCTGTCGCTAAACACAGACTGTGTCGAAACTGTCTGCGTCCAGGACATTACGCAAATTCCTGCGAAAGAGGGGTCTGCCGTCATTGTCAACAGAAGCACCATTCCATGCTGCATGGACTATCCAGATCCTCCGTTCCACACTCGAAACCGAAACCTGCGACACAAGACGAGCAATCGCGACCGCCAAAGGCTAAGCAACACAATTCGAaccaacacacacacaccaccACTGCCAGCTCGCAGCGCACAAACAACACACCTCCAGCCACCAACACGCCCACCAAAAGTCAAAATTATGTCGCACTCCCCATCACACCTACACACAACATACTTCTGTCTACCGCTATCGTTACAACCAAAGATCGTTTTGGTAGAGGGACGCTGGCACGAGCTCTGCTAGACTCGTGTTCCCAGCACTGTCTAATGACTGCCAGTTTTGCGAGCAAGCTACAGTTCCGTGAGACTCCTACGTATTTGTCGGTTCAAGGGATTGGATCAGCTCGATCGGTTTCCACCAAATTAGTTAGTGCAGAGGTCGGTCCTAGGTCTGGGATCATTTCGCCATTCACTGAAGAGATGCAGTTCCATGTGCTGCCAAAGCTGACTGTGTTACTTCCGACGACGAGTTGCAATCCGGCCGAGTGGGATCTTCCGGATTCGACGTTGATAGCCGATCCCAGTTTTCACGAGCCTGGTCCGGTCGATTTGATTATCGGAGCTGAATATTACATGGACTTGCTGAAAGATGAACGACAGAAGGCTACACCATCAGGACCGACTCTGCAGAATACGGTGTTTGGGTGGATAGTCTCGGGAAGAGTTCCCAATAGTACAAATAGCGAGCCATGTTCACTGGTTCACGTGTGCTCGACGGCGGAAATCGAAGAGCAGCTCACCAGATTCTGGGAATTGGAGACCTGTCGAACCACCAGCACCAACTCCGTCGAAGAAACCACCTGCGAACTGTTTTTCAAGGAGACTACAGTAAGAGACGAGAATGGCAGATTTGTTGTGGCACTGCCAAAGAAGGAATACGTCATCAGCAAATTGGGGGATTCAAGGGCAACTGCTCTCAAACGGTTCATGGGACTCGAACGACGATTTGCAGCTAACCCAGACCTGAAGACGCTGTATTCCCAGTTTATCCACGAATACCAAACTCTCGGCCACATGAAAGAGGTCATCGATGATACCGCCGCAGGGAAGACattttatttaccgcaccaTGCTGTTCTAAAGCCGGACAGTACCACCACGAAACTCCGAGTAGTTTTCGATGGCTCTTGTCGAACATCTACGGGCATTTCTTTGAACGACGGCTTGATGGTCGGTCCGGTTGTTCAGGAAGACTTCCTCAGTATCACGTTACGCTTCCGTATCCACCGATTTGCAATAGTAGCCGACATTGCCAAGATGTACCGAATGGTTCGAGTTCAGACAACGGATCAACCGCTACAACGGATCTTGTGGAGAGATTCTATCGAAGAACCAATCCGTACTTTCGAATTGACGACAGTTACGTTCGGTACCGCGTCTGCGCCTTATCTGGCCACAAAATGCCTGCAAAGTTTAGCCGAGGAAGGAGAAGAAACGCATCCAGATGCTGCTAAGGTGCTCAAGCAGGACTTCTACGTGGACGATATGCTCTCAGGTGTAGACGACGTGAAGGATGGAAGGAAGTTGATTCAACAGCTGGTCGAGCTTTTACAGTCAGCAGGATTTTCACTTCGCAAGTGGAATTCCAACAGTAAGGAGCTCCTACAGAATGTGCCTGAGCAGTTGAGGGACGATCGGTCGATCCTAGAGTTAGATTCGTCTAGTTCAACCATCAAAACGCTAGGACTTGTGTGGGAACCCAGTACCGATAGCTTTCGATTCACTATTCCAACCTGGAACTCCGCGGCCGTAATCACCAAACGAATAGTGCTCTCAGACGTCTCCCGACTGTTTGACCCATTAGGCCTCGTGGGGCCTGTTATTAttcaagcaaaaatattcatCCAAGGGTTATGGAAACAAGAGTGTTCTTGGGATGAACCTCTCCTGCCAGAGCTACAGGAATACTGGCAAGAGTATCGGAGAAACCTTGCTGGTTTGGATAGCCTCTCTGTTCTAGCCTGGTTGGGCTATCTAGCAACATTGTAG
- the LOC131687561 gene encoding uncharacterized protein LOC131687561 yields the protein MAELRSLRKREHQIVKAFDSVQHFLQKYDQETDSGQVNLRLHGLEEDFKDFLVVRSKLELLLEDVEVQKHAKSDPDLKQEALEHMDDENDRIMQEFRDRFYALKAALVTLLPHFLPPPTPPSQRGPHSSIAGDDVFGVHPTPTFSKVKLPEIRLPSFSGKIFEWVTFRDTFQSLIHNNPQLTDMDRFTYLRSSLSGDALQEISSVGLLAVNYNVAWEMLANRYENKKLIVKAHLDALFATEGLKREREL from the coding sequence ATGGCAGAACTTAGATCTCTTCGTAAGCGGGAACACCAGATAGTGAAGGCTTTCGACAGCGTGCAACATTTTCTCCAGAAATACGACCAGGAGACTGATAGCGGGCAAGTGAACCTTCGGCTGCATGGACTTGAGGAAGATTTTAAGGATTTTCTTGTGGTTCGGAGTAAGCTTGAGTTGCTGCTGGAAGATGTTGAGGTCCAGAAACATGCTAAATCTGACCCAGACTTGAAGCAGGAGGCGTTGGAACATATGGACGATGAAAACGATCGTATTATGCAGGAATTTCGTGATCGATTCTACGCACTGAAGGCGGCGCTTGTGACTTTGCTACCACATTTCCTACCCCCACCAACGCCACCATCACAAAGAGGTCCCCATTCATCAATTGCAGGAGATGATGTTTTCGGTGTGCACCCAACGCCGACATTTTCAAAAGTGAAGCTACCTGAAATCCGTCTACCGTCGTTCAGTGGTAAGATCTTCGAGTGGGTAACTTTTCGCGACACCTTTCAAAGCCTCATTCACAACAATCCTCAGTTGACCGACATGGACCGTTTCACCTACTTGAGATCATCGTTATCAGGAGACGCATTGCAGGAGATTAGTTCTGTGGGCTTGTTAGCCGTAAACTACAACGTTGCATGGGAAATGTTAGCGAATCGTTATGAAAACAAGAAGTTGATTGTGAAGGCTCATCTAGACGCACTTTTCGCTACAGAAGGGctcaagagagagagagagctatGA